GTTTGTGCTCGGTAGAAACCAGCCTGGTTGTAGTATCTAAAATCTTGTCCTTAACCGCTGTAGTAAAATCCAGTTGCAGGTAGTGGAAAACTTTTTCAAACTCAAGGATAGGGTTTTCTGAAAGATCTTCGTGACGCACAAAATACCACCTCTCGCCATATTTTTCTTTGTACTTTGAAACAACCGAATACAATATATTCCACAAAAGAATGGCCTGATCGACAATATCATGTGTGTGCATTGCATATTCTTTAATTTCGGCAGAAAAGGTTTCCAAATAATCTTCCATCAAGGCAGGCTGCTCCAAAAAATGATTGAAATTGAAGTCCCAGTCCTTTACTTTGATACTTGCCACAAAGGCGGCCGGATGGCGTATGGAGATAATAACATCGCATTGGGTTTGCCGGTAAATCCACTCGGCAGATAATAGTGCAATGGGATCCTTTAACAAGGTTCGGCCAATTGCTCGTTTGTAGGTGTCTTTTAAAAGACGATAACCGTCTCCTGGAGCTTTAACTTTCAGAAGATTTAGAAAAAAATATTTTGGTGAAACCGCATAAAAGGCTTGCAGATAGTTAAAAACTTGCTTTTTATGATTTAAATCGCTTTTTTCTGAAATATACTCGAACCAAAATTGCAAAGGAGAAAAGCCTCTTTTGTTTTGAATATTGAAAGGTTCGTGCACATATCTTACCCTTTTTGAACTTTCGATTACCCTTCCAATCCAGGTAGAGCCAGAACGATGAGAACCTGTAATTAAGATAGGGGTGTGCTTCATTCGCAAGGTTAATATTCGTTGGCTTCAGTTTTCGTCAATCCTTTGTAGCGTAAAAATCGCCTCCAGATTGGCCCTCTAACAAGGAATTTTTCAAAAAGGAGTCTCTTAAATAGATGTGCAGGTCCCGGTGTTGCCATCTTCTTCAAATTTGGCATTTCAACCTGAATATCGTTTTCAGCAATGACATTTGCCAAACGTTCCTGCATCCAGGGTTCTGCTACATTGCCCATATGAAAGGCAAAGTTTGTTTCGGTTGAAAGTCGCCAATAGCCTTTATTTGCCACCGGTTGATCTAAAAATACTCGTACACTCTCTCCACCCAGCTTATACGGAGAATATCGTTCTCTTAGGTTGGCAAAAACTTCCTGTCGGAACGTGGCAACAAAATGTCCACCCCCAACGGCAGCGGTGACAGATTTGCCTTTTAATGTGAGAATTTTGTTGAGATGGGCTTGTTTATAGAATTCTTTATTACCAATACTTGTGGCAAAAGCTTGCAATGCCTCAGGATTTATAGGATTTGTAAACTGAAGCTTCTTTGAAAATAAGTTTGAAACAATAGTATCGTAAGTATGGTATTTCAGCAATTTTGGCAACGGAGTGGGAGAAACGAAGCCTGTTTTGGGAAATTCATTAAAAACTTCATAGGTTGCTTTTTGCCAACCATTTAAAAACAGGACGTCCGCATCGGTAACCGTGACAAGTGGGAAGGCATGCCCCGAAATACCTTTAAAAACAGCGTTTATCTTTCCAATATTACCTGTATGAATTAATTCATGAATTTTCCCATCCTTGTAAAGCATCTCCAGATATGCTTCAACTCCGGGATGACTTCCATTGTTCACTATGGTAAGAAACGATTTAGGATGACATGTTCGAAACAGCGATTCAAGACAGTGTTTCAAAATAGTGAACCCGTGCTCAAAATAACCCTCTTCATTGGGAATATAGACGGGAACCACCACCTGATGGTAAAACTCCGTCGATTCGTCCTTTTTATTCTTTTGAGGGTTTAAGCCTATTCGCATAAATCGGGTTTAAAACAATGTTTCAAATAATAACCGGGTCGTAGATATAGGTTAAAGGTATTTATTTTGATTGAATTATCTGGATACGCCAAATTCCAGTTGCGAATGGCCTGTTTTAATAGGCGAACACGAATTTTGTACAACACAAGAGGATTGTAAATTCCCATCTTTTTAAAATTATCAATCATCTTCTGTTCAATCCCTATGTATTTTTTCCGTTGTGTTGACAGTCGGTTATCGGCGCCAAAATCTCTATAGAAAGCCAAGGGTTCGTCTATATATTCAATTTTGTGTCTGTAGAAAAGTCGCTGATAAAAATCAACATCTTCCCCTACTTTTAGCGATTCATCAAAATACAAGTCCGGGGTAAACACTTCCTTCCGAATTAAGGGCGTGGGTGATTTTACGACCCAGGTCCCAAGTGCATTCCAAAATACTTTACCCGACCTATTAGTCGCCTTTTCTTTTGAGGCCCCTATAATTTTACCGGTTGGGTTGCTTTTAATATCAACTACAGCAGCGGCGGCATGAACCAGATTTACGGCTTTATTTTGCTGAAGAACTTTTACTTGCTTTTCCAGTTTATCAGTTCTCCAAAAATCGTCATCATCCAGAAACGCAATCAAACTCCCTTTTGCATTGCGAACACCAAAATTTCTTGCGGAAGATAAACCCCCATTGGGTTTGTACAAATAGGTACATTTCAGGTAGTTTTTGCAAATGTCTTCAGCATAATTCACATTTGAGCCATCATCCACAACCAGTATTTCAAAATTAGTAAAGGTTTGATCGACCACACTATCCAAAGCCTCTTTTAAATACGCAGGCCGATTGTAGGTTGGTATTATGACACTTACGAGGGGTGTTTCCATAAGCTTTCAATTCTTTTACCAATTCGTTTTAATATTCCCGAAAACGAATTTCTCTCTGCAACTTTTAATCGACGTTCGACTTCTATGTTTGCCTTATACAATTCGTATTTTTCGCCGTATCCTTCTTTTTGCAACAACATATCTTCTGCCTCTTTCTCCTTCGAAAATTGATCATCGTTACTCATTCCCGACAGATCGAAGAGGGACAAAGCCACGGGAACATGCCTAAATTCTATATTCCCCGCTACCTGACATTTAATATAAAACGCTCTGTCGGCACCTATTTTGTATTTTTCGTCGTAGTGCCCCATGGTTTCAAATACTGTTCTTTTAAACAAAGTGCTTTGATGCGGAAGGGAAGTTCGCATAAAATAGTCGGGAGGTAACACATCGGGATATCGTTTTTCACCGTTTTCAAATTGGTAATCTCCGTAAATGATATCGCCACCAAATTTTGGGTGTTCAATAAAACGCTTCAACACATTTTTGGAAGTGAAAACATCCCCGCCGTTTAAAAAAAGTAGATATTGCCCCTTTGAAGCGGCAATTCCTTTGTTCATGGCATTGAAAACTCCCGTATCTCGTTCGCTTACCCAATGCGTGATTTCCTTCTTAAAATTTTCTACAACCGCTATACTATTGTCGGTAGAACCCCCATCGATAATTAAGTATTCATAATCGGTAAAGCTTTGTGAAACCACCGAAGTAATGGTCCTCTCCAGCCCTTCGGCGTTATTGAAATTCACTGTGATTATGGAGAGAAAAGGAACAATCATGCTATTGATTTAGATACCATTTATACATCTTCGCCACTCCGTCTTCCAATGTAACTTTTGCCTTCCAGCCCATGGCGTTGATCTTGGAAACATCGGTTACTTTTCGCATGGTGCCGTCGGGTTTATTAGCGTTAAACTCAAATTTTCCTTTGAATCCAATAGTTTTCTTCAGCAAAGTGGCGAGATCGGCTATACTACTGTCGCTTCCCGTTCCAATATTTACATGGGTATTGCGTACTTCTTTTTGATCTGAAATGCAATCACTAAAATTAGCGTGTTGCATCATAAACAAACAGGCTTCGGCCATATCTTCCACCCATAAAAATTCTCGCATGGGAGTACCGGTACCCCATATTTCAACTACAACCGACTCTTTATTTTTTGAAATTCCGAAGCTATTCAAGGTTCTTTCAATATCATCCGCC
This genomic stretch from Ulvibacter sp. MAR_2010_11 harbors:
- a CDS encoding glycosyltransferase codes for the protein MRIGLNPQKNKKDESTEFYHQVVVPVYIPNEEGYFEHGFTILKHCLESLFRTCHPKSFLTIVNNGSHPGVEAYLEMLYKDGKIHELIHTGNIGKINAVFKGISGHAFPLVTVTDADVLFLNGWQKATYEVFNEFPKTGFVSPTPLPKLLKYHTYDTIVSNLFSKKLQFTNPINPEALQAFATSIGNKEFYKQAHLNKILTLKGKSVTAAVGGGHFVATFRQEVFANLRERYSPYKLGGESVRVFLDQPVANKGYWRLSTETNFAFHMGNVAEPWMQERLANVIAENDIQVEMPNLKKMATPGPAHLFKRLLFEKFLVRGPIWRRFLRYKGLTKTEANEY
- a CDS encoding glycosyltransferase family 2 protein; translation: MIVPFLSIITVNFNNAEGLERTITSVVSQSFTDYEYLIIDGGSTDNSIAVVENFKKEITHWVSERDTGVFNAMNKGIAASKGQYLLFLNGGDVFTSKNVLKRFIEHPKFGGDIIYGDYQFENGEKRYPDVLPPDYFMRTSLPHQSTLFKRTVFETMGHYDEKYKIGADRAFYIKCQVAGNIEFRHVPVALSLFDLSGMSNDDQFSKEKEAEDMLLQKEGYGEKYELYKANIEVERRLKVAERNSFSGILKRIGKRIESLWKHPS
- a CDS encoding glycosyltransferase family 2 protein, with product METPLVSVIIPTYNRPAYLKEALDSVVDQTFTNFEILVVDDGSNVNYAEDICKNYLKCTYLYKPNGGLSSARNFGVRNAKGSLIAFLDDDDFWRTDKLEKQVKVLQQNKAVNLVHAAAAVVDIKSNPTGKIIGASKEKATNRSGKVFWNALGTWVVKSPTPLIRKEVFTPDLYFDESLKVGEDVDFYQRLFYRHKIEYIDEPLAFYRDFGADNRLSTQRKKYIGIEQKMIDNFKKMGIYNPLVLYKIRVRLLKQAIRNWNLAYPDNSIKINTFNLYLRPGYYLKHCFKPDLCE
- a CDS encoding sulfotransferase, translated to MKHTPILITGSHRSGSTWIGRVIESSKRVRYVHEPFNIQNKRGFSPLQFWFEYISEKSDLNHKKQVFNYLQAFYAVSPKYFFLNLLKVKAPGDGYRLLKDTYKRAIGRTLLKDPIALLSAEWIYRQTQCDVIISIRHPAAFVASIKVKDWDFNFNHFLEQPALMEDYLETFSAEIKEYAMHTHDIVDQAILLWNILYSVVSKYKEKYGERWYFVRHEDLSENPILEFEKVFHYLQLDFTTAVKDKILDTTTRLVSTEHKRDSKSNKFTWKQRLTLLEISKVKEKTFPLWQRFYSEADWG